One genomic window of Desulfurobacterium indicum includes the following:
- the leuC gene encoding 3-isopropylmalate dehydratase large subunit — MGMTITQKILAEHAGKEEVHPGELIMCKVDIALANDVTAPIAIKRIKELGAEKVFDKDKIALVPDHFTPAKDIKSAEQVKMMRDFAKEFNITHFWNEGRVGVEHALLPEQGVVVPGDVVIGADSHTCTYGAIGAFSTGVGSTDMAYAWLTGEVWFKVPEQIKFIYYGKRQKWVSGKDLILYVIGMIGVDGALYKTMEHTGEAIRELPIDDRFTICNMAIEAGAKNGIIEPDEITLEYVKNRAKRPFKFYKSDPDAEYSEIYEIDVSKIEPQVAFPHLPSNTRPVTESTHVTIDQVVIGSCTNGRITDLRIAAEILKGKKVNPNVRCIVIPATQEIYKQAADEGLIDIFIDAECVVSTPTCGPCLGGHMGILAKGERAVATTNRNFVGRMGHPESEVYLASPAVAAASAILGRIAHPDEVL; from the coding sequence ATGGGAATGACAATAACTCAAAAAATCTTAGCCGAGCATGCTGGCAAAGAAGAAGTCCACCCCGGCGAATTGATAATGTGTAAGGTAGATATCGCTCTTGCAAATGACGTTACAGCACCTATTGCAATCAAAAGAATAAAAGAGTTAGGTGCGGAAAAGGTATTTGACAAAGATAAAATAGCTCTCGTTCCGGACCACTTTACTCCGGCAAAAGACATAAAGTCTGCCGAACAGGTAAAAATGATGAGAGATTTTGCAAAAGAGTTCAACATTACCCACTTCTGGAACGAAGGAAGAGTCGGTGTAGAACACGCCCTCCTTCCAGAGCAAGGTGTTGTTGTTCCCGGCGATGTTGTAATCGGAGCAGACTCACACACCTGTACATACGGCGCTATCGGTGCATTCTCAACAGGCGTCGGTTCAACCGACATGGCTTACGCATGGCTAACAGGAGAGGTATGGTTCAAAGTCCCAGAACAGATAAAGTTTATCTACTACGGAAAGAGACAAAAATGGGTCTCTGGAAAAGACCTTATCCTTTATGTAATAGGAATGATAGGTGTTGACGGCGCCCTTTACAAAACGATGGAACACACAGGTGAAGCCATAAGAGAACTTCCTATAGATGACAGATTTACGATTTGCAATATGGCAATCGAAGCAGGCGCCAAAAACGGCATAATAGAACCTGACGAAATTACACTTGAATACGTTAAAAATAGAGCTAAAAGACCTTTCAAATTCTACAAGAGTGATCCTGATGCAGAATATTCAGAAATCTACGAAATTGACGTTTCAAAAATAGAACCTCAAGTTGCGTTCCCTCACCTCCCTTCAAATACCCGTCCAGTAACAGAATCTACACACGTTACCATTGACCAGGTCGTCATCGGTTCATGCACAAACGGAAGGATAACAGACCTTAGAATAGCTGCTGAAATTCTCAAAGGTAAAAAGGTCAACCCGAACGTAAGATGTATCGTAATTCCTGCAACTCAGGAAATCTACAAGCAGGCAGCAGATGAAGGCTTAATTGATATCTTCATCGACGCCGAATGCGTGGTTTCAACACCTACGTGTGGACCGTGCCTCGGCGGACATATGGGTATTCTTGCAAAAGGCGAAAGAGCGGTCGCCACAACAAACAGAAACTTCGTCGGAAGAATGGGACATCCTGAAAGTGAAGTTTACCTTGCTTCTCCTGCCGTTGCAGCAGCATCAGCTATTCTTGGCAGAATTGCTCACCCTGACGAAGTTCTTTAA
- a CDS encoding adenylate kinase family protein, with amino-acid sequence MRITITGTPGTGKSTVAQILSKKLSLPLYNLSDLIKKEKLYTSYDEKRDAFIVDIEKLKEFFEEKKDFIAEGLIAHYIPSDVIVILRAKPEVIISRLKERNYPQEKLNENAESERIAFCANEVFELRPAPVTIHVDTSTRKPEEVADVIIEGIKEGGLIEEIDWLED; translated from the coding sequence TTGCGAATAACAATCACAGGAACGCCAGGTACGGGGAAAAGTACAGTCGCTCAAATACTCTCTAAAAAACTATCTCTTCCGCTGTACAACTTAAGCGATCTTATAAAAAAGGAAAAACTTTACACCAGTTACGACGAAAAAAGAGACGCATTTATCGTAGATATTGAAAAATTAAAAGAGTTTTTCGAAGAAAAAAAAGATTTTATAGCAGAAGGACTTATCGCCCACTACATACCTTCAGATGTTATCGTGATTTTACGGGCAAAACCGGAAGTTATCATCTCAAGACTCAAAGAGAGAAATTATCCTCAGGAAAAGCTTAATGAAAATGCCGAATCTGAAAGAATCGCATTCTGCGCAAATGAAGTTTTCGAACTCAGACCAGCACCTGTCACAATTCACGTAGATACAAGCACCAGAAAGCCTGAAGAAGTTGCAGATGTTATAATAGAAGGAATTAAAGAAGGCGGCTTGATAGAGGAGATAGACTGGCTGGAGGATTAA
- a CDS encoding sigma-54-dependent transcriptional regulator — MARILIADDERNIRLVLKKYLETLGHIVYEAENGNQALEILKTKKPDMAFLDIKMPGISGIELLSYEKNIPKVILTAYGTMDYTIKAIDKGAVEYITKPFELEEIKTIIDKITFSTEKEELDVIDEDAIIGSSKKMQEVFKLIGRVARTDATVLIVGESGTGKELVARAIHKYSKRANGPFVAINCAALPTNLLEAELFGYEKGAFTGATSRKKGFFEQAHGGTLFLDEIGEIELPLQSKLLRAIQEKEIRRLGGDAPIKVDVRIVAATNRNLEKEVKKGRFREDLFYRLNVLKIELPPLRERKEDIIPLTNFFIKKFSKEFKLPIKQLTERAKKWLYSYDFPGNVRELENMILKAMLLSPIDIIDINDLLTEKQEEKAPNLQEAIREFVTYVFTVEQKDKNNLYDIVMKSAEKILITEVLKHTNWNQVKAARTLGIHRNTLRAKIKELGIEIPRKKHKF, encoded by the coding sequence AATAGCTGACGACGAAAGAAACATAAGGCTGGTTTTAAAAAAATACCTTGAAACCCTCGGACACATCGTTTACGAGGCAGAAAACGGAAATCAGGCTCTTGAAATACTTAAAACAAAAAAACCGGACATGGCATTTTTAGACATAAAAATGCCCGGAATAAGCGGCATAGAACTTCTATCCTACGAAAAGAACATTCCCAAAGTCATTCTCACAGCATACGGAACAATGGATTACACGATAAAAGCCATAGACAAAGGAGCTGTTGAATACATCACCAAACCTTTCGAACTGGAAGAGATAAAAACAATCATCGACAAAATCACATTTTCAACAGAAAAAGAAGAACTTGACGTTATAGACGAAGACGCCATCATAGGCTCCAGCAAAAAGATGCAGGAAGTATTTAAATTAATAGGGAGAGTTGCCAGAACCGATGCAACCGTACTCATAGTCGGTGAAAGTGGAACAGGCAAAGAGCTTGTAGCCAGGGCAATTCATAAGTATTCCAAAAGGGCAAATGGGCCTTTCGTTGCCATAAATTGCGCCGCCCTCCCGACAAACCTGTTAGAAGCCGAACTGTTCGGATACGAAAAAGGAGCATTCACAGGTGCAACTTCAAGAAAGAAAGGGTTTTTCGAACAGGCACACGGAGGAACGCTATTCCTTGACGAAATAGGAGAAATTGAACTTCCCCTTCAATCAAAACTATTAAGAGCAATACAGGAAAAAGAGATAAGACGGCTTGGAGGAGATGCACCGATAAAGGTTGATGTGAGAATAGTTGCAGCCACAAACAGAAATCTTGAAAAAGAAGTAAAAAAAGGACGTTTCAGAGAAGACCTCTTTTACAGACTTAACGTCTTAAAAATAGAGCTCCCGCCACTAAGAGAACGGAAAGAAGACATAATTCCCCTTACAAACTTCTTCATAAAAAAATTCTCAAAGGAATTCAAGCTTCCGATAAAACAGTTAACAGAAAGGGCAAAGAAATGGTTATATTCCTATGATTTTCCAGGAAACGTCAGAGAACTTGAGAACATGATACTTAAAGCAATGCTCCTTTCTCCGATTGATATAATAGATATTAACGACCTTCTGACAGAAAAACAGGAAGAAAAAGCGCCTAATCTACAAGAAGCCATAAGAGAATTTGTAACTTACGTATTCACGGTAGAGCAAAAAGACAAAAACAATCTTTACGACATAGTAATGAAAAGCGCGGAGAAAATACTCATAACGGAAGTTTTAAAACATACCAACTGGAATCAGGTAAAAGCTGCAAGAACACTTGGCATACACAGAAACACCCTTAGAGCAAAAATCAAAGAACTCGGAATAGAAATCCCCCGCAAAAAGCATAAATTCTAA